Part of the Oncorhynchus masou masou isolate Uvic2021 chromosome 24, UVic_Omas_1.1, whole genome shotgun sequence genome is shown below.
gtagccaccctttgccttgatgtcagctttgcaaccagctttatgaggaatgcttttcaaacagtcttgaaagacttcccacatatgttgagcacttgttcgctgcttttccttcactctgcagtccaactcatcccaaaccatttgaattgagttgaggtcgggtgattgtggaggccaggtcatctgatgcagcacatcatcactctccttggtcaaatatcctTACACAGCCAAGAGTTGTCTTTTGGGTCATTgtattgttgaaaaacaaatgatagtgccaCTAatcgcaaatcagatgggatggcatatcgcagcaaaatgctgtggtagccatactggttgtgtaccttgaattctaaataaatcactgacagtctcaacagcaaagcacccccacaccatcacacctcctccatgcttgacgttgggaaccacacatgcggagatcatccatttacttactctgcgtctcacagcAGTTGGAAgctaaaatctcaaatttggactcatcagaccaaagtacagagttccaccagtctaatgtccattgctcgtgtttcttggcctaagcaagtctcttcttcttattggtgaactttagtagtggtttctttgcagcaattcgaccatgaaggcctgattcacatagtctcctctgaacagttgatgttgagatgtgtctgttacttgaactccgtgaagcatttatttttggGCGGCAATCTGAGGTGCTGttatctctaatgaacttatcctctgcagcagaggtacagtgccttgagaaagtattcggcccccttgaactttgcgaccttttgccacatttcaggcttcaaacataaagatataaaactgtattattttgtgaagaatcaacaacaagtgggacacaatcatgaagtggaacgacatctattggatatttcaaactatttaacaaatcaaaaactgaaaaagtgggcgtgcaaaattattcagcccctttactttcagtgcagcaaactctctccagaggttcagtgaggatctctgaatgatccaatgttgacctaaatgactaatgatgataaatacaatccacctgtgtgtaatcaagtctccgtataaatgcacctgcactgtgatagtctcagaggtccgttaaaagcgcagagagcatcatgaagaacaaggaacacaccaggcaggtccgagatactgttgtgaagaagtttaaagccggatttggatacaaaaagatttcccaagctttaaacatcccaaggagcactgtgcaagcgataatattgaaatggaaggagtatcagaccactgcaaatctaccaagacctggccatccctctaaactttcagctcatacaaggagaagactgatcagagatgcagccaagaggcccatgatcactctggatgaactgcagagatctacagctgaggtgggagactctgtccataggacaacaatcagtcgtatattgcacaaatctggcctttatggaagagtggcaagaagaaagccatttcttaaagatatccataaaaagtgttgtttaaagtttgccacaagccacctgggagacacaccaaacatgtggaagaaggtgctctggtcagatgaaaccaaaattgaactttttggcaacaatgcaaaacgttatgtttggcgtaaaagcaacacagctcatcactctgaacacaccatacccactgtcagacatggtggtggcagcatcatggtttgggcctgcttttcttcagcagggacagggaagatggttaaaattgatgggaagctggatggagccaaatacaggaccattctggaagaaaacctgatggagtctgcaaaagacctgagactgggacggagatttgtcttccaacaagacaatgatccaaaacataaagcaaaatctacaatggaatggttcaaaaataaacatatccaggtgttagaatggccaagtcaaagtccagacctgaatgcaatcgagaatctgtggaaagtactgaaaactgctgttcacaaatgctctccatccaacctcactgagctcgagctgttttgcaaggaggaatgggaaaaaatttcagtctctcgatgtgcaaaactgatagggacataccccaagcgactcacagctgtaatcgcagcaaaaggtggcgctacaaagtattaacttaagggggctgaataattttgcacgcccaatttttcagtttttgatttgttaaaaaagtttgaaatatccaataaatgtcgttccacttcatgattgtgtcccacttgttgttgattcttcacataaaaatacagttttatatttttatgtttgaagcctgaaatgtggcaaaaggtcgcaaagttcaagggggccgaatactttcgcaaggcactgtaatcctggatcttcctttcctgtggcggtcctcatgagagcctgtttcatcatagttcttgaaatgttccagattgactgacctttatgtcttaaagtaatgatggactgtcatttctctttgcttatttgagcttttcttgccatgatatggacttggtcttttaaacaattgggctatcttctgtataccacccctatcttgtcaaaacacaactgattggctcaaacacattaaggaggaaataaATCCCACAagtgaacttttaacaaggcacacctgttaaatgaaatgcattccaggtgactatctaatgaagctggttgagagaatgccaagagtgcaaagctgtcatcaagacaaagggtggctactttgaagaatctcaaatataaaatatatatatttcaagatattggactttcaagaagcaaattttgatttgtttaacacttttttggtttctacatgattccatgtgcttttcatagttttgatgtcttcactattattatacaatgtagaaaatagtaaacataaagaaaaacccttgaatgagtaggtgtgttcaaacttttgacttgcactgtatatatttttttcaaatgtatttgtaGCTCCTATGTAGCTGTGGTCCTGCATGTACACTGTGTTTAATAGCAAAGTGTCACTTGCCACATCGTCAGTGACAATTTGattcttgaaagtccaatatcttgaaaacttgactgctcCGAAATGCAAACTGTACCAACAGTGAACTGAAAAtaccaaaacatttttattttaatagGCACTTACAATAGCCATTTTAGAACTGTAACCTTTCCCAATGATGCAGAGTAATGTTTTTAATAAAAAACGTGTTTTTATTACGTTGAACATGAGctttttatgacagaatgttaaaatttgGTTAAATAACGTTGTTTTTAAAAATCAAGTGTTACTACTCAAATGCACCTAATGTCCGACTGTAAAAACGGGCTGTTCACTCTGCTTCTGTCCGGCAAACCGTACTAGAGCACCCGCTCTCTCACCAACAAGGtccgagacagcttctaccccagcccgtaagactgctaaatagttaattaTCTGCATTGTACCGTATCTTGCACTAACTGACTCTATATacacactccctcacacacactacGTCGACACTCTCACACAAACCCCCACACatccacatacagtacacatacacatacacactttcacactcatatgcttctgctactctgttctttattcttactcttattattatctatcctggtgccagtcactttaccctgcctttatgtggactaaatatctacctcaaatacctcgcaCCCCTGCACCCCTGCACCTTGAACTGGTAAtagtactccctgtgtatagctccattcttgtgtattgtATTCCTCTTGTGTTAATATTTAAATGTTgtattattgtttttgtttttttactttgcAACGTTGGGAAAGGCtcataagcaagcatttcacataAAAATCTACACacgttgtatttggcgcatgtgacaaatataacagtattttattttatttgataaaaTGACAATGCTCATAATTTCGTATGAACAACGAGTATATTCTTAATAGTgaattatgtatttatttaattggATTATTCAAGCCTGTGTTTGGCCGTGGTAGGCCTGTAGATCCCTAAATTCTCTTTTCCCTAAATTATCTTCTCTGAGTGACTTTTAGAAAAAAGCCAATCAAAGACCAAAGGCCTGAGTAGAAATTTCCCCTGATGACGAAATCAAGACCTAGGTGAAAATGTGAGTGCTTCTACATTTCTGAGAGTGTATCCATCACATTCATCCGCGCGGATGTGGGCGCAATGATTGAGTATGGAAAAGGCACGCGCGCGGATGAGAGGGGAACCCTGAAAAGATCCAACATGGCCCGTGTAATCAAATCTCACGCGTGGGTAAATGACAAAATAAAACAGACACAAAACACTTCCAAACCCAGCAAATAAAGTGACTTGGGTAATATAGTCATTATTCTCAACTATTCATTGTAAACTTTGATTGCAGACACCCTTGTCAATCAATATTTACTATGGCCTACATTCTAAATATTAAAGTGTGATAGGGCCTACAAGCTTCAGCACTATTGTCACGTGCAGAAAAGATAGTTGATGGACAGAAATCTGTGCGAGAAAGCAATCAGCCTCTGAAATGTCACGCGCTTGAGTCCAGTAAATTGCCCGAGGGCGTCAAGGATTGGACATGAAACAACTGACTGTTGGTGGCTGAAAATATTTAATCCGTTCTGACCATACTATTGGACAATTCACTCATACAAAGTGTAATATACAGTGCATCGCACGAATACACATTTCACTGCTTGTTTTTATCATGCATGGTTAATAGGCTATAATCTACTGTTTTGGCTGTTGCATTTAatcactgtaaaaaaaaacatggccCGCTGCGTTAATTGTGATAGGTGGAGGTACATGACGACCGTCTAGCCTGTACTTACAGTAGGCAAATATGTATATTTTAATGAATGCATTTCCGATGGAAGGCCTTCCACCACATAGACCCTGCGCTCAACGTTTCTTTCCAAATATGCTTTCAACAATAATGTGACGCTTTTATTGCCTTTTTTACACGTTGCAGTGTTAACCATGATTTTAACGCTATACCGATGGTTTTAATGCGTTATTATTATGCTAATTAATGCATACCATAAAGATGGCGCTTTTATCGAAAGCGACTTTTCATGCGTGCAGGCGATTTATGGGGGGCCCCAGGAATCGAACTCACCACCAgcctggtgttgcaagcaccatgcccTACCAACTGAGCCAAATAGGACTATTGAAATCCTATTATTAGCAAGGCTATATTTCAGAATTCACAAATCGGACaaattatataataatataacaaatAGTCTAggcctatattattattattactattatcattattaataatgataataatagtagtagtagtataatagacagtggtagtagtagtagtagtagtagtattagtagacCTATAACTTATAATTTATTCacatagacccccccccccccaaaaggcaaggcagttatttacaatgacggcctgcaaTAACCTAGCAGCCTATAATTACAGGCCTATAACAAACTCCTCAGGCACACTCTTTAGGCTCGCCTTACAATTATTTAATTAAGCCTAGTATACATGTGAAATCATACTGGATGGTGAACCTGATAGTATAAATAGTATAGGCTTACTGCACTACCTTACCTATGAGACAGATCCATATTTGTACATCATGACAGCAAGGCAGTGAGGAGGTGAAATATTTTCCCCCGCGCGCTATGGAGGTTAGCCCTTTGCGCCTGAATTATAGCGCAGAGGATATTGCACGGCTAAAGGGGATGATGATGTCTCTCTGCCCGGAAGTATTATCAGCCTGATATACTGCTTGCACAATAGCCTTTATAAAACATAGGGCATATCTACACTCACGTGTACGCACGAAGGCAAAGGCTGGCTGCTGCACACGTTTACGCACAGCCATAGCCATTGCACATGTCGACTTCCTAGATCGAAAATTAGGCAACAAGTAAAAACTTTTTTCTCTCGATAGGTTACCTTACATATCATAACTGCAAGCAAATTATCCTTGCATTTTACAAAAGTTAATTCAATCTGAACCATATTGAGCCTAGGCCAATATTTTTTCATGCGTCCATTATGTGGTAGCCAAATAAGCTAGCCTACCGAAAAATattatacaaaaaaaatgtattttaattgctGACTTAAACGAAAGTCTGGGAGCATTAAGTATTCCAATTCGACTCCTCCCCCGGCCATGCCCTCTAATTACCGCTGTTCAGCTCGTGCTAAATCCTGCACGGGACCATATATACCcaaagagtgagagggagagaaagtgagagggagaacgagtgggggagaaagagatcaATTGTTAGTCGTGGCCAATTGCGACTGTTTTGTTGGGCATCACTGTCCACGGGATGGTTTCATGTTGTGGCTCGTGCGTCACCCCGGAACCGTGGAAAGGAAAAGTAGGACTGTAACTGGACTCAAAGTCTCCCTACCCTGCGGCAAAGCGACCAAGATGCGGTTGCAGAAGCACCTGTGATCGGATTTCCCACAACTTTTAATTTAGGCATAATTATTTTGAAGTATAACCAGAGCATAAACAACTCTCCGAAGTGTCACCTGAAAAGCTACTATGACCTCCAAAGAGCCCACGGTTATGGAGGACCGGAGACGCAGTGCGCTGAACCAGCTCCCGCCGCCGGCCAACTCCAGCAAGCCCCTGACGCCGTTCAGTATAGAGGACATCCTGAACAAGCCCTCGGTGAAGAGAAGTTACTCCAGCTGCGGGACGGCGCACATGCTCTCCTGCAGCGAGAAGCTGTCCTCTTCGGGTCACAGTCTGTGCAGCCGTGCCTTTTTCACCCAAACCTCCCCACTCTGCGCTCTGGAGGAGCTAGCCAGCAAAACGTTCAAAGGCCTCGAAGTCAGTGTTCTTCAAGCGGCAGAGGGTACGTCTGAATAGTCACATCTTTGTTTATCATATGCAGTTATTAGGTACAGACTGTGTAGCCTAGGGTGATTCAGCTTAAGGTCTACAAATGCAACTGACGAAATAGGTCATGTAaggtctctatgtgtgtgtgcttgcagtgGGTCTGTGCACAGACATATTTATTTCAGAACTTGAACATTTAATTAAAGCACGATGCATGTTTTTGCATAACGAGCCATGCCAAAACGCTTACAACTGTGAAGGAATTTGAAAATACATATGTGTATCGAATTGGTTCTTTTTatgtgaacaaaaatatattagAGCTGAATAGTTCCACCATGTAAACACGAATATTAAGCGTATGCAAAATACTAATCCACATAATATTCATAACTAATGCAATATTTAGTTTAAGATTATTTTCATTAGACTTATTGTATCACTTTATTGTCGTATGTTATTAATTAGCCTATACGTAGCTTAGCCTATTGGcgatattgttgttgttattgttggtggtggtggttttaGATGAGACATACATACACAGGCCTGTTATTAGTCTAGCGGTTTTTTCTGTAAGGTTTCTTGGAGCGACATTATGCCTGGTGATTCACTAAATGCCTATAGGCTAATATTCTTATTCTCTAAATATCATTTCACAGGGCGAGACGGCACGACACTATTCGGTTCGCGGAATAACCCCAAAAAGCGCCGGAAGTCTCGCACGGCCTTCACCAACCACCAGATCTACGAGTTGGAGAAGCGATTCTTGTACCAGAAGTACCTGAGTCCAGCTGACCGTGACCAGATAGCACAGCAGCTCGGCCTCACCAATGCACAGGTCATCACCTGGTTCCAAAACCGGCGCGCTAAACTCAAACGCGACCTGGAGGAGATGAAGGCGGACGTGGAGTCGGCCAAAGCCGTGGGCACAGTGTCTTTCGAGAAAATGGCCAAACTAGCCGAGCTGGAGAAATGCGCAGCGAACGGCGCGCTGGGCCCTAACAGAGCCGAGTCACCTTCGCTATTGAATCAT
Proteins encoded:
- the LOC135511652 gene encoding transcription factor LBX1-like, whose amino-acid sequence is MTSKEPTVMEDRRRSALNQLPPPANSSKPLTPFSIEDILNKPSVKRSYSSCGTAHMLSCSEKLSSSGHSLCSRAFFTQTSPLCALEELASKTFKGLEVSVLQAAEGRDGTTLFGSRNNPKKRRKSRTAFTNHQIYELEKRFLYQKYLSPADRDQIAQQLGLTNAQVITWFQNRRAKLKRDLEEMKADVESAKAVGTVSFEKMAKLAELEKCAANGALGPNRAESPSLLNHEHDTSNKLLLSSPSSPYTDHASSKSCSDDEEIDVDD